AGTGGAACTTCTTAAAATGCTGTAGTATCTGCAGTGGAACCTCTTAAAATGCAGTGGCACTTCTTAAAATGCTGTAGTGTCTGCAGTGGATCCTCTTAAAATGCAGTGGCACTTCTTAAAATGCAGTGGCGCCTCTTAAAATGCCGTAGTATCTGCAGTGGCACCTATTAAAATGCTGTGGCATCTGCCGTGGCACGTCCTAAAATGCAGTGGCACCTATTAAATTGCCGTGGCATCTGCCATGGCACCTCCTAAAATGcagtggcacctcttaaaatgcagtggcacctcttaaaatgtaGTGGAACCTCCTAAAATGCAGTGGCACTTCTTAAAATGCTGTAGTATCTGCAGTGGAACCTCTTAAAATGCAGTGGCACTTCTTAAAATGCTGTAGTATCTGCAGTGGAACCTCTTAAAATGGAATGGCACTTCTTAAAATGCTGTAGTATCTGcagtggcacctcttaaaatgccgTGGTATCTGCAGTGGCACCTCCTAACATGCAGTGGCATATTTAGTAGCACCTCCTAAAATGCTGTGGTATCTGTagtggcacctcttaaaatgcaGTGGCATATGTAGTGGCACCTCCTAAAATGCAGTGACACCTCTTAAAATGcagtggcacctcttaaaatgccaTGGCACCCTTAAAATGCCGTGGTATCTGCAGTGACACCTCCAAAAATACAGTGGCACCTCCTAAAATGCAGTGACATATGTAGCAACAACTCGCTGCCGGTGCCACAAATTGAGCCTGCTGTCTCTCCCGCTGCCCAGCTTTCTGGCACGGCAGCTCGGTCACCCGCACTTCGTGAAGACATCACGCTCCGGCTTGCAACGATCGTTCCTAGTTTTCACTTTATTccttattatttaaataaagcactATGTacagcatttgggtcctacaccttctccttctctcccacACCCTAACACCATCGCAATATGACATTCAATTGATTcagctttcatttaaaattttaaccaaTATTATTCAAAGTAAAtagtcttatacttgtataaaGTAATTGAACTGCCAAATTACATATTGAATTTGCAATtataaaatgaattgcaaattaAATGAAGAGATCAGAAAACGTCTAGTTTTCAGCATCCAACAAAGGTGGCtgtttcagtttaatttcagtttaatttatttatatagcgcaAATCGCAATAAACGTTGTCTCAAGGCACTTTAGTAAGGTCAAGTCCTTGTAATATTACAAAATACAGAAcagtgagaggacagagagagagagagagcacaaactatgggagagagGAGGCACAAAGTTAGTGCCTTTCTTCTTAGTCCAGTGTGTGAGCTGCTGGAATACAGAACAGTGATATTTTGAAATTTGATAGTGTTAGGTGGGTATTTTATATGCTAATTATAGTAATTTTAGAATCAGTACAACTACTTTAGGTATAGAATGCAGTGAATGTGACACTCTCTTCCCATAAAATTGCCAAGGTGCCCGTGAGCAAGGCTTTGAATCCACTCAAATCAGAGATTTGGCAGCCTGTGGTTAGTTTCCAGTTTTCCCCAGCATAGTGTGGCTCTACATAGCTGCTCCTGCACTGTAAATGGCTCACACAGAAGCTGGAGGAAATGCAAACTAGGCTATAACAGTTATGTGTTGGTTGGATATAACTGTGTATAATAGTAAACAGTATTAGTAAACAACAATAGAAAGCTCCGAGTCAGTCATCCATCATTCAGAAAATCAAGATTTTTTGCGAAGCTGTCAGTATGGGAGCACCGTGTGTCTGAGGCACTGCAGATGGACTAGAGCACAGTCAGCTCTACGGCAGAAACCTCGCTTACTGTGCAATGTCCTcccctctacacacacacacacacacacacacactagacgCATCTCTCACATCCTACCCTCGCTACATTTAGACGGCGCTGCATGTACATGCCACATTACGAAAAACCAATCCgatttcctctgttttcccGTGGAGACTGCTAAGGTCGACTCCCCAGCAGTGTAAGGGACAATGAAGCGGCTTTTTGTCAGGACTGCGCAGGACAAAGCCATGAACCCTTGGCTGCTCTTCGCTCTTCTCGGACTTTGGTAAGTGTGTATTGATGTGAAGGAGCAGTGATGTCAGGAGCAGTGACAGAAGGAAAATTTCTCAAGGCAAATGGTTGCGGATGTTTCATGCCTACCTGTCATTCTCATTAACGCTAACAATAAGACGAATCGCTGCTTTTCGCATGTTCTAGTCATTCGATGAGTTAGGCCTTGTAGGAAAGGATGTGAGGAAGCAGTGTGATCCTCTGCTTCATCGTAAAAATTAACCAGTGTGTTCTGCAATTTTCTATATTTTGCGAAACAATTATACTTTAAATGCAAAATAGGATGGCTTCATCATGCCTGCATCAGAGTTTTGTAGTTTCAAAGGCTGCCATAAGCCTTAAACCCTTATCTGTCTTAGTATAGCGGTGAAATGGCATATTTCATTGTAATTGACGGGTGATAGATTAGAATGGATTTGATTTTGCTCCTTGGAAGACACAGATCAAAGGTTTGGCAAAAAGAGGCCCACACTGTTCTTACACGTAAAGATGTCAGTCAGACTTTATCAAACCGGTAGATAGTGCATATCTTTATTCAACAAATAACAGTGCATATTAAAATTTCAACCACCGTTGCTTGAGAtagaaaactaaaaagaaaacattttaatgaatgaaaagatAAGCCAATTATAGcctacatttttaatatattgaaaaattacatttcaaaatgaaatctaaaagGCTTTCTAAAAGATTGTGTTTCCCTTTAATAATGTGACTGCTCAGAACTGAGGAAtgctttaatatttaaattttgaattAAGTGGTATATTTACATGTAAAGAGGCAAATGATAGGTTTACTTTTATGACCCTTTTCCAGTCCGTGGTTCCAGCTTGAGTCACCTAAACTCTACTTGACTTTATTGGTTTTCCAggataaaaacaatattttacaaGAATCACCCTCCTCTGTGAAAGTCATGTTTACAACCAAGTCATTCATCCCATCCTTCATCCAATCCAGACTTTATTTCCTTATTGACAAGATCACCTGATGTCCTCCTTTACTTATCATACTTACTAGAGGTCTAGCTCGACTAGAGGCCTAACTCTAACTCCTTGCTATGTCACATTTTTGTATTAGGAACAATAGGAAAATAGGACCCCAGTGTAATAAGGTCACAGAcaaaaagatcattttaaattACTTCACAAGTTTATGATAACACCAGCTAACCAAATCTAGGCATGAATAATTAGTAGGCTCAGTTATGAGATATGTGATGTAGAAAACTAGCAAGTTAATAGTCCAAGTCAATAGTACCATTTCGGGAAAATCACCAGAAAGAAAAGTCTAAGCGGATATGCAGaagatcaaaaaaaaaaaaaaaaaaaaaaagacaggctTGTCAAAACAGGGCAATGTTAAACAGGTAGAAGTAAACCAAAAACAGATCAAACTTGGGCAGAACAGAAACCCCATGATCTGGCATGTTGTGAAAGGAACAGGTCTCCAAATACTTGTTTCTGATAACATCTTGTTCTGCTCTACAGTGCAGCATTTGGGCCCAGtaaacaggaagaagaggacTATGAAGATGTACCCATAAATAAGACCTGGGTCTTATCACCGAAGGTCTATGAGAGTGATGTGACTTTGATCTTAAATAAACTGCTGCAGGGTTATGACAACAAACTACGGCCTGACATTGGAGGCAAGTTTATCTTGtgctttgctttttctctgttCACTCAAAACATACAGTGGTAAAGGAAAGTTCAGTATAGTGGGTTACTGCCTTATTTGTTGCATGGAAATATTTCtgttctgtgatggactggtgacctgtccaggatgtacccctgcctttcacccaaagagagctgggataggctccagcagatccctgtgaccctggttaggaataaacagctatagataatgaatgaacGAATTAATATTTCTGTCAGCTGGCTGCGAATTTTTTCCAAGTAAATCAGAAGCCAACCTGTGGTTGACTGGGGCCTTTTtctgtgaagtttgcatgttcttgttgtttctgtgtgggttCTCTGCAGGTATTCTGGCTTCCTTTTGCAGTCCTaacacatgcaggttatatTAACTGGTGACACTAAATCGTACATTGGTGTGAATATTGAATGTTtatctctatgtgtcagtcctATCTGTCCAAGTGTACCCTGCCTCCTGCGGGtagtcagctgggactggcttcAGCTCCCTTTTGGTCCTCTGctgaatatatacatttaattaCTTAAGCTCACCCTTTATTTAGGCAAGGGGGAGTCTATATTGTGTAGTTATATTGTCTGTGTCAGTGCAGTATATGTTctgttgtgtttcagtgagACCAACAGTGATTGAAACAGCTGTGTATGTCAACAGCATTGGGCCAGTTGACCCCATCAATATGGTGAGACAGCATCTTCTAATTTTTCTTGACTTTTTTGTCTGCTAATATCAATTAGTAATAACTATAAATCCAccaaataatgttaaaaaatcAGACTCTGCAAACTACAATGAAATGCATGCATGTGACTGCTAGTCACATCCTTCTGTGCCCAGTGAGAAATGGAAAGCAGATTATCCCATGCAAATTTTACAAGTGTTTTAAGCTGCAAGCCACTTTTAACTAGAAGTCATTAGCAGATGGCTACAGAGGGAAGTGGCATACACAGTCCCCAAACAGGCAAAACTGGAATGAATGTTGCTAAGGTACTGTATTGCCAAAACATGGGACGTGTAAATGGTTTGTTTATGCAGGAGACAAACTTCTTTCACATGAGCTCATtcatattgattttattatatatGGCCCATGGAAAAAATGTGCTTGACACCcctgaacaaataaaaactgatacatttttatttcagaatcATCAGTGATTTAGATTCATTGCCTGGGAACGAAGAATATTTTTAGAATTTCTGTGTCAAGCTTTAAATAAAGATACTGACAAGCTAACACCTTgaaattttgacctgatgatgtcTTCGATGGAAGTCGGGGTCACAAAAACAGTTATAACTGTGTGAAGAATgctaaatattaaacaaaaaggtaaaaaatcTTGGGTAGTATgatggattagtggttagccctgttgcctcacagcacgaAGGTTCATTTACTTTCAAAGGTTTAAAGgttttttctatttctgtgaTTGTTTATTATCGTTGTCTTAATTTTATATTggtgcatttatgttttttttggttttgtttttttgtaaaggttACACTTACATAGGACTCAGGGaactgtttcatgttttttttaaattacctgTGGATTTCCTAACTGTGTTACAGGAATACACCATTGACATCTTCTTTGCCCAGACATGGTATGATAGCCGGCTAAAGTTCAACAGCTCAATGAAGCTGCTTATGCTGAACAGTAACATGGTAGGCAAAATCTGGATTCCTGACACATTCTTCAGAAATTCCCGCAAATCTGATGCTCACTGGATCACCACTCCCAATCGGCTGCTGAGGCTGTGGAGTAATGGGAGAGTCATGTATACACTAAGGTAGGACAATTATACAGCCAGTTTACTAACCATTGTTGATTTAGTAACTTTTCAAAACTTTTTGTTGCTTGTGCAGTGTGATTTAAATGACACCAGTTTGTCAAAGCATAATTATCATTTATTAAACCTGGGAAGGAAAAACAATGCTGAGTCTTGCCTTTTCTCTGATAcaattctgtttttgtcaggtTGACTATTAATGCGGAGTGTTACCTTAAGCTGCATAACTTTCCAATGGATGAGCACTCGTGTCCACTGGAGTTTTCGAGCTGTAGGTGGTCAAATGTTTTCCCCTCTCATTTTTGAACATGTCATCTCAAATTCAAGAAAGATGGGGGTTTTGTGGGCTAAACAATGTTTAAGCCATTGTGTCTTCTCATTGACAGAAGACCCATCTGCTTTAGGCTGCCCCTTCTAAGCCTTTACCAATCTGTCATTTGCTCCACCAGCGGCGAGAGGAGGTCACTCAGTCCCATTTCTTCTGACAGACTTGATGAATTATGCTCTCTCTCCTAGTCTGATTCATGTCATCTTTCATTAATCTCTTGCTTTGCACTTTAGGCTCTCATGTCTTGTCATGATCTTACTCTTTCACACaatagtgaaaaaaaacatttcatggaGTGTATCAATGTAATTACACCAAATCGGAACCGAAGGGCACACATCAGTAGTGATTTCATcaacaaaaactgttaaactaAAAAGAGCTTCTCCTAAAATAATTAACTGCCTAAAGCAATGTAAATTATGGCCTGAATTAAGCATCCTCTTGCAGCTCATAAAATAGGGCTTTGTCAGTATCATTCGGATCAACAGTCAAAGTAAGCACATTCCAATTGCCAGATGGTTATAGATGCACATCATGTACACAGGCACAGAGTGTGTACAATGTCAGCAGCTGTCCTTTGCCATACATCTCCCCTTTCTCTaactctttccttttttctggccatataaatatgtaaaaaaaatcaaatagttGATGTAAGATAAGATCAAACATTCAACCTATGCAAGCTCACTTTTTCCAACCGGATACTGCAGCTCAGGGCATGTTATTTGCATTTGAAGACATCTTGCTCATTTGAAGACATTTCATTCACTGAGCAGGTCATTTCCATCTTGAATGCTGTCATTTGCCTTGCCATGGCGCAGTGTTGTCCTGTGATGTACAGTATACTGAATAACAAAGTTAGGCTTCCTGTTTAATATTACTGGCATTAGTAAAGCTTCTAATctattatttctgtctttttgggATGTCTATAGATGGTTATCCCAAGAATGAGATCATGTACCGGTGGCAGAGGCGAGCGGTAGAGGTGGCAGACCAGCGGTATTGGAGACTATACCAGTTTGCCTTTGTAGGACTGAGGAACATGTCTGATGTGGCACACACCCAGTCAGGTGAGAGGTTATGGTCAAGTCCTTGTACTGAAAAAAGGTATGCGAACCCTTTGCAATTACATACATTTATGTATATGACTGAAAATATGATCAGATCTTTTTCTAAGTTACAATAGTGAACAAGCACaattatatattaattaatgACACACAAATCATTGTATTGTTGTTGTCATCAGTTACACATTCACAGTATAAGGTCAGGAATTCCAAGTGAGCAAACCTGTGATGTAGCTAATGAAACAAAGTTGGACGTATTCATTATAGCTATGTCATAGACTTCCTGTGCAGACCATATTTCAACattatttcctgtgttgccTTGGTTTATGTTCcactgttttacattttacattccatccatccatccatctattttcttCCGCTTATGCAGGGCAGGTCGTGGGGGCAGTGGTTTAAGCAAAGAatcccagacttccttctccctggtcaCTTACCCCAGCCTTTCCCATGGAATaccaaggcgttcccaggccagacatagtccctccagtgtgtcctgggtcttccctggggcctcctcccagtagggcatgcctggaacacctccccagggaggcatcCAGggggcatccggaacagatgcccgatCCACCTCATCTGGCTCCTCTCAATTCTCTCTATTCCAAGCTACTCCTGGGTGACTGACCacctcaccctatctctaagggagctcccggccaccctgcggaagaaactcatttcagccgcttaTACCTgtgatcttgtccttttggtcatgacccagagcttATTatcataggtgagagtaggaacatagattgaccaATAAATCGAGAACTTTGCCTTTcgactcagctccttctttacCACAACAGACATtgaccgcattgctgctgcactgatccgtctgtcaatctcctGTTCCATTCTTCtctcactcatgaacaagactCCAAGATACGAGAAACTCCTgcacttgaggcaggatctctcctctGACCTGAAGAGTGCAAGTgacctttttccggttgagaatcatggccttggacttggaggtgctgattttcatcccagccgcttcacactcggctgcaaaccaccccagtgcatgctgaaggtcctggctcaatgAAGCCAATAgaacaacatcatctgcaaaaagcaaagATGGAATCCTGTGGGCCTCTGGCTATGCCTAGAAGTTCTGTCCATACAAATGAAtagaaccagtgacaaagggaaGCCCTGCCAAAGTCCAACCatgagagggtatagagctggtccgTTCCACGACCAGGATGAAAACCGCATTGTACCTCCTCAATCTGAGGTTCTACTATAGCCTGAATTCTCCTCTGcagtaccctggcatagactTTCCCGGCGAGGCTTAGGAGTGTTATCCCCCTgtggttggaacacaccctccagtcccccttcttgaaaagagggaccaccaccctggtctgccTGTCCAGAGGTACTGTCCCCGATCACCACATGATGTTGCAGAGGCATGTCAGCCaagacagcccaacaacatccataGACTTAAGGTACTTAAGGGTGGATCTCGTacacccccggtgctttgcccCCGAGGATCTTCCGAACCACTTCAGTGACTTCAGCCCTGGTGATGGACAGATCAGCTTTCAAGTCCTTAGCatctgcttcctctatggaaggcATGTCAGtaggattgaggagatccttgaaATATTCCTTCCACCGCCCGACAATGTACCCAGTTGAGGTCaacagctccccacctccactgtaaacagtgttggaagagcactgcttcccccaCCTGAGGTGCTGAACGGTTTGTCAGAATTTCCTCAAGGCTGACCGATAGtcctcctccatggcctcactAAGCTCCTCCCAGACATGAGTTTTTGCCTCTGCCACCACCTGTGCCGCAGCATGCTTGGCCTGCTGGGCCCGATAAGGCTCGATAAGACTCGATAAGACTACTTCAGCTCAACGGCAACCCGCACTTCCAGCGTTCGCCACCGGGTTTGGGGATTTCCGCCACGACAGGTACCAGAGACTGTATGACCACAGCTTCACGCGGCTGTattgacaatggaggtggagaacatggtACATTTGGACTCCTCAATTGCTAGTCGAAGTTCTCTTAGAAGTGGGATCCTCcaccagcggatccaactcaccaccaggtggtgattaGTTGAttgctctgcccctctcttcagtGTCTAAGACACACAGCCGAAGGTAAGATGACATGACCATGATCATCGACCTccagcctagggtgtcctggtgccacgTGCATCGATGGACACCCCTATGCTCGAATATgatgtttgttatggacaagctATGACTAGtgaagtccaacaacaaaagGGATGTGATTGGGAGGCCGTTCCTCCAGGTTTTACTGTCCCCCAGCATCTTCCATTTGGAGCACCTTCTAACACCCTTCGTACGGACTCTAAGAAGGCTAGGAAAGGCCGggtaggccgaaacaacagtaaGAGTCCTATCTCAAGGAGTTGAGTACCAGAGCTGTGTGTGGAGGTAAGCCTGACTATCTCTAGTCTGGACCACTCAACCTCCCACCCAAGCTCAGGTTCCCacccccccagtgaggtgacgGTCTCTAGGGCCAGTTTCGATATCCAGAAATCAGGTCGTTGAGCCCCCCGCCTTCGACCACCGCCTGTTACACAATGTACTGGCTCCTTACAGTTCCTCCtgtgggtggtgggtccacaaGAGGACGCCGTCCTTTCGGGCTTTGCCTGGCCAGGCCCCGTGAGGAGAAACCCAAGTGCTCGCCTGCGAGTCCCAACCCCAGGCCTAGCTCCAGGTTGGGGCCCCAGCTCTGTAGCTCTGCCATAGGTCTGAGCTACAGTTACAGGCAACACGTTTTTTAGGTTATTGCAGCCAAAGGAGGTTCATCCAATCATTAAAGGTTTCTATTAATTTTCCCaatgcactgtgaatgtttaatgggtgtgtggAACTAAGATAATGAGGATTAAAATTGCTTTTGTGTTATTAGTTTATGCACATTGCGAGACAATGTGCATAAACTAATGACACATAGATCTGATCACATTTTATTCCAAGGGGTTCACATACATTTTTGCCCCCTATAAATTCTAAtatgtgctttattttacaCCCTGTTGCctacattttttaatcattttaattttcccctgaccttatttatgttttataattATATGTTGAACTTTCAGGGGAATATGTAATCATGACAATCTTTTTTGACCTGAGTCGAAGAATGGGTTACTTCACTATCCAGACCTACATTCCCTGCAGCATGATTGTGGTCTTGTCCTGGGTCTCCTTCTGGATCAATAAGGATGCCGTCCCAGCTCGTACATCTCTAGGTTTGAAATGTTCTTATGTCATACACAGTTAAAATAAGTCAGTCACAGAGTCAGTGACCTTTTAACCACAATATGGTAATTAGGCTTTTAAAGGCTCCGTATTATCTCAATTGATTTCTTGCCATGAGTGAACTACAGTAGTAGCAGTTTAAAGTGTCATACTGACTGTTCATCATTTGTACCACAGCATGGCATGAGTTATACtataatgtctgtaggtggcgCTCAGCTTAtactcacacatacagcaccCTGTGCATGCCCAGATCATACTGTAGTCCATATTATAATGAATGTGTACTTAGAAACTGACATAAAGAAGTTACACCAggaacattttaatattttggaaatttttGCTTGACTTCATGAGAACAACCAGCCAAccctctttcctaaaacattccTGTGCAACTAAACTGTAAATGTAGATACGTCTTGTATGTATTTGATTGTTTGCTGATACAGCATGCCAGGCAATCCTCTTTGAAGGTTGCACTTCAAGATAAggattattttaaattttcactGTGAGACTCTGCACATAATAAaattttaagtaaataaaatgtgagcTATAGACAGAAAATTGGCTTTTGTGCTAGAGGATTAGATATTTTTGCAGTTTGTAAATGTCTACACAGAAAAATCATCAGTGTTAAATCAGCACTAAAgtgtatttacatgtgaacagtgaaaacatataaacacacatatatatagtaGGAGTGGAAAGGTTTACACATTAACATGTATGAGTACTCGCCTATTTTTGAAGCTTAACATTTTTACCCAGGCTGTGAATTATTAGAGGACTGTTTTTCactatttattttctcctgCCGAAGACAATTGAAAAAGGTAATACAAATTGTCTTAGTTAGTTCTGCACATCTGACCCCTTCAGCAATGTGTAGCAGCACTGTCTGTGTGGTCTTATCTTCTCAACAGAATATATGAGATATTACATTTGTacacattcatatatttataaCTGTCGAGCTACCAAAATTTACAGGGAAACTTTATTTCTAACAAATTGCTAATTATTTATGAATTTAATTTGGCTtgaactgtgaaaaacatttaaaccaaaGCCATTTAGTGGCTGAAGTGAAGAGGTACAGTACATGTCACTAGGTGGTGGTGAAGTGTAACTGATAAAAAtggtgacaaaacaaaataaacgTACTTGCCTGAAAACTGTCTTCATTAGTCAGTCTGCTGTAAATTAAAACTTAGATAAGCCTTAAATTGGtggttaaaacaacacaaaaaatgacTGGGCATAGTAGCAATATCAAGTGAAAATAACATGCAGTAATAGCAGCGACCCAAACAGCTCACTTTTAGGAGATAAATGTAAAATAGCATCAGCGGAATTTCTCCATACAGCTTATCTTGCAATGTGTAGCAGCACTGTGAGGGGAGGGGGAAACTACGGAAGCTCTAGACATACAGGAAGAGGCAATGTGCAGCAACATAACACTTTCgggaaatcaaaataaaatggcatAATTTCAGGCAAATCAAACTGATAACATTCacaattattaaataaaataacaaaaataaaattcaacatAGAATTTGACAATAAGGATGAGGTGTTCAGGGGAAAGGAGGTCTGGGCATctctgcttaggctactgcttTCGCGACCCGGCCCTTgataagaggaagaagatggctggatggatggaattaacAAAGTGCATTTACATAAAGACATTACATAAAGATTCCAAGTTCTAGGATCAATATGTTAATAGTGAAATATTGTTAAAACACATAGGAGGCTTTTTACAACTGTTCTAAGACAGACGAGCTACAGCCAAATTTCATCAGAACAAGCTGTTTTCACCCTGGAGACTGTTCCTGTGCACTTGTCTCACAGCGGCTGCACAgaccagtttgtcctgcactgagGACGGCTCTGTTTGATGAAGTTTAACTTGTCGTTTGTTGTCTGTCTTACTACAGGTGGAATATGAATATTTGTCTAACTTTACTGTAGTGCTGCACAGTTGTTGAGAATCATTGAAAGTGCAGGGGTGAGTGATATTGTAGCTGTTTGATGCTTCATCAggcaataaactgaaaatgtgttttattttctgattgaagttacaaaatgtttaaCGTACAGACAGATAGTGAAATCCAACAAAAGATTAAAAGCAGACCGAAGCACTACAACTACAagttataaaatataatgactttAGATAACATGCTTAAATTTGACTCTGGTTTGAAAATGAAGGGAGTAAGAGAAAAGAGATTTCTGTGATTGTTA
The nucleotide sequence above comes from Mastacembelus armatus chromosome 22, fMasArm1.2, whole genome shotgun sequence. Encoded proteins:
- the gabrg1 gene encoding gamma-aminobutyric acid receptor subunit gamma-1; protein product: MKRLFVRTAQDKAMNPWLLFALLGLCAAFGPSKQEEEDYEDVPINKTWVLSPKVYESDVTLILNKLLQGYDNKLRPDIGVRPTVIETAVYVNSIGPVDPINMEYTIDIFFAQTWYDSRLKFNSSMKLLMLNSNMVGKIWIPDTFFRNSRKSDAHWITTPNRLLRLWSNGRVMYTLRLTINAECYLKLHNFPMDEHSCPLEFSSYGYPKNEIMYRWQRRAVEVADQRYWRLYQFAFVGLRNMSDVAHTQSGEYVIMTIFFDLSRRMGYFTIQTYIPCSMIVVLSWVSFWINKDAVPARTSLGITTVLTMTTLSTISRKSLPKVSYITAMDLFVSVCFIFTFAALMEYGTLHYFTSNRQTKKSKANNNTQQKASSMVNIRPGTSLLQMNNIVPYHEEDDYAYECLDGKDCTSFFCCFDDCRSGAWRENRMHVRVSKIDSYSRIFFPTAFGLFNLVYWIGYLYL